TGCTTAAAGCACAAAAATATGAATTCTGTATTATACATATTGACGAGTTTAAATAATCAAAACTAGACTCTTATGTTATTGAGCTGTTGAATGTGGAAATGATCAGAGTGACGGCTGGCTGAGCTCAcagctgtctgcctgtctgtccgtccgtctgtccatctgtccatctgtctgtccgtccatctgtctgtcttcctctctgtctgtctggtcaTGGGCACTTCCAGAACATGGTGGGTTTTTGTGGCCTCTCCGGTTGCGGCCCGTGTGTCCTTTCAGTCCTGTGGCAGACAATACAGAAAAGTCTGGAAGGTTGCTATAGAAACTGCATCCAGCAGAGATGGTGCAGGTCCTCCCTTCACCCACAGAGGGGCGCTGTTGGCCTTGAAATGATGCGTCTGATTCCACAATGACACAAAGAGCAGAGTGAAATGAACCATCATCTGATCCACCGGTGAGCCTGAGTGGAAACACAGAGGGTGGAAcagccggtgtgtgtgtgtggtcctgtgCTGAGTCTCTGCTGACAGTGAATCAAATGTAAACTTTAGGTCTGCATCAGGCGGGACGTTAATTACTAAGAGACATTAATGATCAGGTTAAAGTGCTACATCCGGCTGACTCGTGACGCGCGTAATGGAAGACGGTTAGTCTGTTTACATCCACAGTTTGAAGTGAGTCCCTCTGATAAGCCAAACCTGAACTCAAAGCACGGCGCGCCACTAGGAGCCTCCCTCCGCGCGCGGCCGCGGTCATACATCCGTCAGCTTCCCGGTGTAGGCTTTGTGCGGGCTGCAGTTGGTGTACTTGATGGAGTCCGCGTCCTCGCTGTCCAAGTAGTCCGACTGGGAAAGGGACGGCTTACTGTCGCTCTTCTTGAACTCTCCGAACGGCGGCTGCTGCTGGCCGCAGGTCACGTGCGTGTACTGGAACTGCTCCTCGTGCTCCGTCTCCCGGTGGTAGAAGTAGTTGAAGTTGGACACGATGACCGGCACCGGGAGCGCGATGGTCAGCACGCCGGCGATGGCGCACAGGGAGCCCACGATCTTCCCCCCGATGGTGACCGGACACATGTCCCCGTAGCCCACCGTGGTCATGGACACCACGGCCCACCAGAAGGCGTCCGGGATGCTGTTGAAGCCCGACTCCGGGTCATCCGTTTCTGCGAAGTACACGGCGCTGGAGAAGAGGATGACTCCgatgaagagaaagaagatGAGCAGCCCCAGCTCCCTCATGCTGGCCTGCAGCGTCTTCCCCAGGATCTGCAGCCCCTTGGAGTGCCGGGACAGCTTGAAGATCCTGAAGACCCGCACCAGGCGGATGACCCGCAGGATGGCCAGAGACATGGCCTGCTGCCCGTTGCCCTGGTGCTCCGCCAGCTCGAGCCCCAGCGTGATGAAGTACGGCATGATGGCCACGATGTCGATGGTGTTCATGATGTTTTTGAAGAAGGCGGGCTTGCTCGGACAGGCGAGGAACCTGACCAGCAGCTCGAAGGAGAACCAGATGATGCAGAGGGTCTCCACGATGAAAAACGGGTCTGTGAACGGGTTGGGCTTTTTGGCGCGCGTGGTTCCGTTCACGGTCAGCTGCTCGTCAAACGTTCTGGCCTCCTCTCGGAACTCTGGTAAAGTCTCCAGACAGAAGATGACGATGGAGATGAGGATAACCAGAACAGAGACGATAGCGATCCCCCTGGCGGGTCCGGAGCTCTCGGGGTACTCGAACAGGAGCCAGACCTGCCGCTGGAACTCGCTCTCGGGCAGCGGCCGCTCCTCCTCCTTAATGAAGCCCTCATCCTCCTTGAAATTCTCAATCACCTCCTCTCCCAGTTCATAGAATTTAATCTCCTCCATGAAAATGTCCACGGGCACGTTGACGGGTCTCCGGAGCCGCCCCCCGGACTGGTAGTAGTAGAGGATGGCATCGAAGCTAGGTCGGTTCCGGTCGAAGAAGTACTCGTTCCTCAGCGGGTCGAAGAAGCGCATCCTCTTGCGCGGGTCGCCCAGCAGGGTGGCGGGGAACTGGGCGAGCGTCTTCAGCTGCGTCTCGAAGCGCAGCCCGGAGATGTTGACGACCACCCGCTCGCAGCACTCCTGGTTCTCGGCTCTCTCTGGGTCGTACACATCCTGGGCTGACAGCGCGGCCAGTGCCACAGTCTCATCCAGGTTATCTCCGGGCACCACTGTCATCTTTCCCCCCCAGACAAGGGCGACGCTCCCCGCTCCTCAGTCTCTGTTCCCTCTCCGACACCTCCGCGCGTATTTGGAAACCAGCTCAGTGGCTCCGCGCCACACTCGCTTTTGTGTCCGTGCGTCGGCGTCACGTCTGCGGGTAGGCAGGTTCCGCTGGCATGTTGGTGCCCCTGTCCTCTGTCCACGCGCTGCTGTAGTCTGGACTCTGCTGTCACACTCACTGCATTTTAAGCAGGCTTCTTCCTCCCCGAGCTGACGTGTGTGCGCGCGCTCTCACTGAgggcaataaacacacacacagcatgaatgTGACGTTTAACAACAAATGAACAGGAAACATCAGATTTTGGAGGCTGTGTGTGCTCAGAGTCTCGTGCGTAATGAACCTGTTGTCTCCAGCGTGGCGCGGGCTCAAGGTTATCACGtgggctgctgtttgtgtgaaataTAACGCGATGTTCGCACAAACGAACATGTAGCTACATCGAAGGCGCTCATGCAAACGTGCAGATgtcagacaggaagctgctgggTGAATACCTGTGGCGCAGCGGCTCGTGCTCCTCCAtccagcgcgcacacacacgcgctTTGCAATGTCACGCTGCAGCTTCAGCACCGAGCTCCACAAGTTGTGCACGAGCCGTCATGTCTCCGCGGCCGCTCTGTGCGCGCAGACAGAAGCAGCATCCAGCAACAAGTCCGGAGAGGGAGTCCAGGCTGAGGAGAGAAGGAGTTTCTGGGCTGCGGCTCAAAGCGGTGACGTGTTTTCCTAAAATAGCTGGATTCCTCCCAGGGCCGCAGGAAAACTTTCTTTTCCCATGGAATCGCCCGAGGCAGAGAACAGGGACGAcacaaggagcaaaaacagACTAAAGTCTTCAGCCTGGAACAGAGAGGGAgatccagagagaaagagagtcagagggagagaTCCAGGGAGAGAGATCCAGGGAGGGAGATCTAGAGAGagatccagagagagagagggagatccagagagagagagggagagtcagAGGGAGTCATTCACAAACAAAAGTCAGCAGGAGTCACTGACAGcttgacacagaaacacaccaggACTAAAACACTGCACGTTTCCCAATCACATGACAGGAAGTAAATACACCCTCTGTGGCGTCACTCGGGTTCTGAGGCTCATTGTCAAGGCCAAAGACACATAACCTACAGGTGGACGCCACATCCCGCCTCCCCAGAGTGAGGTCAAAGTGTCGCTGCCATGCTGAAAAAAACAGAGTCCGTGCAGCGGAGATCAAGAGAGGAAGCTGCATCATCACACAACACCCACCGACTGAACACAGATTCATAATAACAAACATCAAGAATTAAGAAAATGAAACTAaatgaaacacagcagtgatAAAAACTGGAAGGAAAATGGCGGAGCAGCTAGCACAGTTAGCAGCCTCCAGATCAAAGTCACTGTACGATCAATCACACAAAATTCATTGATCAGTAAAGATAATCTGCCCCCACTCTTCATATATCTGTGGAGGGGTTTTCCCACCATTTAAAGGCGTCTCCTTGTCATTGTAATGGATGTTGGTGAACATGAGTTCTGACCCGTTCAGCTCTGGATCACTTGCAGATGCCTGACATGAAAAATGGCAGAACTCCTGGAGGGCAGCAGGTCGCCTGGAGCAGAAACATGTCAGCTTCAATAAGACGGCCCCACATGCTGTAAGTAAAGGTAGCTTCAGATCAGACAGATCCCAAACTGTGGCTCAGGTCCTGTTTAAAGTGCCAGTCATTTAACCATGAAAGGACACATCCACACCCAGCAAAGCCTCCACGCCTCCTCAGGATGCCACGCTCTCTCTGAGTGGAGGGTTTCTCCAGTGGGGACGTGTCCCACTTTATGTGTCATTACATCCATGTCCTCATTCTGTTTTACACACTAACTCTGTGTGTTCCGTATGTAGAGCTGGAGGAGGCGGGTCCTCATGGAACCTGCTCCAAATCAGATGAAATACAAAGAACACGGCCGCCATGTTGACCTGGAACACCGAGCTGGGTGGCGGTATCTGACTGTGGTTACTGTAGTAACAGCTTGGTCACTCTGAGCACTTTGAATCACTGATCTGCAACTTTACATACATAAATAAGGTATTAATTACTGCTTTGTTACAAGCCCTGCCCCTTTACTAGCTGCAGGTGTTGGTCATTTGCCACATGTGAATTCCATCACCATTAGctgcatgggggggggggggggggggggggtccatcAGTCCGCATGCTGAGGTGCTGTAGTGAACAATGTAATCTCCTAATGCATCCGCGGAGGTGAGTGACTCCTGATGTGTGTAATATCTGCAGACAGTGGTGTCCTCTGAGCAATCACCTTCACCCTCACACCtccagctgcctgctgctgctgctgtttggttgTAGTGCAGCTGCTTTGGGAGTCAGTGCAGACTCTTCTTACCAGAGTCCATGCTTCACTGtgggcttttattctgaaaggctGTCTGCATTAACTGCAACTATAAGGAAGCTCTGAAgctggacaggaagtgaaagtgtcctctgatctgtgtgtgtctctgtggtgtttGTTTAGTTGTTAATCATTAGGAGGACGCATTCAAAGGTGCTTAAAGTGTCAATAACATCAATTAAAGATGAATCAGGAGGAGCTCCTCTGCAGAGATAAAGAGCCTCGCCCAGGATCTGTCAGCTGCTTATCAACACATACAGTCTCAGGTCCGCATCAGTGCCTTGAAACATGAGCCCACTTTGTGTTCAGTCAGGTCACATGTCCTCACACGGAGAGGATCCAGACTTATGTCTCATGTCGGCCATTTCTCTTTAGTTTTCGGAAACCTCCTCATTCGTAAGGAGCAGCTTGTTTTCCCGCAGCGTGTCCTTGTGTTCACCGTCAGCGCCTCCCTCAGGACCGCGACACCTTCGCCTTTATTTTCCGTTCAGGTTGTGTGCTGACGCTGCTCTGTTATTTTCATGTGTTCAGGCCTGGTAGACGTGTGCAGCCGTGACCTCTCTGCACACTCGATTAGCACGGTTGATGAAGCTgccaggccacacacacacacagccagggaATAACAACAGGCACATTAGAGCTTGTGTGGAGGGAACATAATTACCCAGTCGATGCAGAATCCGTCACATCACATCCAGTTTATTTGATTTACTGTCATCGCTCTGTGATTACGCTGCTTCACAGGGAAGCCCCGTCAGCTGCacccaaaacaaacaatcaCTGCTCCAACCAAGATGGaggactgtctgtgtgtgtgtgaccagtgTTTGTTTCTGATGCTTCAGCTCCTGATGGTTTGCTGCTCTAAAACTAAAGTCTGAACATGTTTTCACTTGAATCTTCATGAATACTCAGAAGCTGTCCTGACACGGCCGTGTTTGTCTGAATGACCCTGAGGTGATTGTTGCTGCACCGTGTGATGAGGAGCTGAAGCACCTACAGACCTAAGACCTGCAGCTGAAAGGAAGAAACCCCCTCTGCACTGAAAACCCTTTACCTGACCTGAACAGCAGCCTTCCAGTCAAATAACGCgttaaagggttaaatctgCCTGTTTCAGATCCGGCTGATTAAAGCAGTGACTGATGGGTCCAGATTCCTTCTCCTGTGCTAAAGCAAACAATGAATGTCCTGAAAAGCCTGCTCGTATTTTTAGGGTCTGACTGTTCTTTACGTAACAGGTCAGACATAAGAATAGCTCCATCAATCAGTGGCAGCGCCAGCCAAACGCTCTGGGAACGCTAGGATCagaaaacagctggctgtgccAGGGGGGGCCGAGCAAGACCACCAGGCCACCGA
This region of Parambassis ranga chromosome 2, fParRan2.1, whole genome shotgun sequence genomic DNA includes:
- the LOC114426792 gene encoding shaker-related potassium channel tsha2 translates to MTVVPGDNLDETVALAALSAQDVYDPERAENQECCERVVVNISGLRFETQLKTLAQFPATLLGDPRKRMRFFDPLRNEYFFDRNRPSFDAILYYYQSGGRLRRPVNVPVDIFMEEIKFYELGEEVIENFKEDEGFIKEEERPLPESEFQRQVWLLFEYPESSGPARGIAIVSVLVILISIVIFCLETLPEFREEARTFDEQLTVNGTTRAKKPNPFTDPFFIVETLCIIWFSFELLVRFLACPSKPAFFKNIMNTIDIVAIMPYFITLGLELAEHQGNGQQAMSLAILRVIRLVRVFRIFKLSRHSKGLQILGKTLQASMRELGLLIFFLFIGVILFSSAVYFAETDDPESGFNSIPDAFWWAVVSMTTVGYGDMCPVTIGGKIVGSLCAIAGVLTIALPVPVIVSNFNYFYHRETEHEEQFQYTHVTCGQQQPPFGEFKKSDSKPSLSQSDYLDSEDADSIKYTNCSPHKAYTGKLTDV